The genomic stretch CCGTGATGGTGTCCATGATCGTGATGATGGTGGTGATGACCATGACAGTCTTCTTCATCAAAATCACTTTCAATACCAAGTAATCCTGGAATATCTCTTTTAGTATGTAATCCGTGAGCAACAAATACAGGAACAACGATTATTTTTTCTAAATCGTTTTCTGAAGTTAATTTTTTAATTGTTTCAGGTATTCCTGGTTTTCTGATTTCCATAAATCCATATTCAACTGGCATGTCTGGAAATTCTTCAACATACATTTCTTTATAAGCTTTAATTACTTCTTCACCGTCATCTAATCTGGAACCGTGGCTTAAAAGTAAAATTCCTGTTTTTTTATCAGCCATAATATCATCTTTTTAATTTAAAATTAAATTTTGTTAAGTTATCTTGAAAAAATTTTTTTTCAAAAAAAATATTGAAGCTAACAAGCTTCATTAATCATTGAAATTAAAATGTCAATTAATATATCATCCGCTTTAATAGGTTCTGGATAGAGAATTTCACCATCAAACTCAACAGGAGTTAAATCATGAGTGTGGTCATGTCCGTGGTCATGACTATGTTCATGATGATGTTCGTGAGTATGTTCATGGTCATCCAAGAATCCTAAAATATGAGGAATATCGTGAGTTGTGTGCATTCCCGGAGCAATAAATACAGGAACAAC from Methanobacteriaceae archaeon encodes the following:
- the cfbA gene encoding sirohydrochlorin nickelochelatase gives rise to the protein MMADKKTGILLLSHGSRLDDGEEVIKAYKEMYVEEFPDMPVEYGFMEIRKPGIPETIKKLTSENDLEKIIVVPVFVAHGLHTKRDIPGLLGIESDFDEEDCHGHHHHHHDHGHHHGHHHHHHDEDEEEFEFDGEIVLTDPLGVDKRMYEIIKDRVSENL